The DNA segment GCTGACCGACATCCTGGAGGCCGAGCCCGCGGAAGCGCTGTCGCTGGCCATTTCAGGGCCGACGGGCGAGGGGCTGGAGGCCGACGAATCCAACCTGGTGGTCCGCGCCTGGCGTCTCCTGGAAGCGGCGGCGCGGCGCCCCCTTCCCGCCGCCCTGCGGCTGGTGAAGCGCATTCCCCACGGGGCCGGGCTCGGCGGGGGAAGCAGCGACGCCGCGGCGGCCCTGCGTCTGGGGAACGGCCTGTTCGGCCTGGGTCTGGATGACGCCGAGCTGTTGGACCTGGCGGCGCGCCTGGGCAGCGACGTGCCCCTCTTCCTGCTGGGCGGAACGGTGCTGGGGCTGGGGCGCGGCGAACGGGTGTTCCCGCTGAGGCCCGTCCCTCTGGAGCCCCTTCTCCTCGCGCATCCCGGGCTCCACGTGCCCACGCCCAACGTGTACTGCGCGCTGCCGGAGGTGGGCTATCCGTCGCCGGCGCCGCTTGGCTCTTTGCCCGAGGGCGCGGCGCCGCCGTGGCGGAACGACCTCACGGACGCGGCGATCCGCGTGTGCCCGCCGCTGGCCGAGGTGCGGGAGGCGCTCCGCGGGACGGGCGGCGAGCCCCTGCTGTGCGGCTCGGGAAGCTGCTGGGCCGCCCACTATGCGTCTTCCTCCGCCCGCGACGCCGCCCGAATCGCCCTCCGCGCCGCGCGGCCGGACTGGAGCCTCTGGGCCGTCTGAGCGGGCTCGCGCCCGCCAGCCCTGTCCTCCAAAGACTGCGCGTGGTATTCAATGGGACCCGAGGTACCCATGTCCGGTCCCGCCCTCCGCATCCGTGGCCTCCGCAAGGCCTTCCCCAAAGTCGTCGCCGTGGACGGGGTGGACCTGGACGTGGCCCGGGGCGAGGTCTTCGGGCTGCTCGGCCCCAACGGCGCAGGGAAGACCACGACGCTGGAGATCATCGAGGGCCTCACCCAGGCGGACGCGGGCGAGATCGAGATCCTGGGCCTCCCGTGGGCGGGCCACAAGAAAGAGATCCACTCCCGGGTGGGCGTCCAGCTCCAGAGCACCAGCCTGTTCAACAAGATCACGCCGCGGGAGGCGCTCGACCTCTACGGGAGCTACTACCCCAAGCACCGCGGCACCCGGGAGCTGCTGGAGCTGGTGCAGCTGGAGGAGAAGGCGGACGCCTACCACGTCACCCTCAGCGGCGGCCAGCAGCAGCGCCTGGCCCTCGCCCTGGCCCTGGTGAACGACCCCGAACTGGTGTTCCTGGACGAGCCCACCACGGGGCTCGACCCCCAGGCCCGGCGCAGCCTG comes from the Geothrix sp. 21YS21S-4 genome and includes:
- the ispE gene encoding 4-(cytidine 5'-diphospho)-2-C-methyl-D-erythritol kinase, which gives rise to MSATALAPAKLNRFLAVLGRRADGFHELELVTTVLDGVPELTDILEAEPAEALSLAISGPTGEGLEADESNLVVRAWRLLEAAARRPLPAALRLVKRIPHGAGLGGGSSDAAAALRLGNGLFGLGLDDAELLDLAARLGSDVPLFLLGGTVLGLGRGERVFPLRPVPLEPLLLAHPGLHVPTPNVYCALPEVGYPSPAPLGSLPEGAAPPWRNDLTDAAIRVCPPLAEVREALRGTGGEPLLCGSGSCWAAHYASSSARDAARIALRAARPDWSLWAV
- a CDS encoding ABC transporter ATP-binding protein, which translates into the protein MSGPALRIRGLRKAFPKVVAVDGVDLDVARGEVFGLLGPNGAGKTTTLEIIEGLTQADAGEIEILGLPWAGHKKEIHSRVGVQLQSTSLFNKITPREALDLYGSYYPKHRGTRELLELVQLEEKADAYHVTLSGGQQQRLALALALVNDPELVFLDEPTTGLDPQARRSLWDVVHRMKAEGRTVVLTTHYMDEAEALCDRLAIMDHGKVIATGTPASLISGLAIPSVVELTFEGASPDPGAFAHRLGEPVERRADLWEIPTPDPKALLPRLLEAAEAAAVPFQQVHIRRATLEDVFLQRTGRSLRE